A stretch of Clostridia bacterium DNA encodes these proteins:
- the pglZ gene encoding BREX-1 system phosphatase PglZ type A — translation MTELNLNQIVDKLNNEFNSDVRKLVFWYDANAEFVSDIESLELENARVLRLERDNQFHIKYVLEREDTETNYLVYAPFPKPALRDNHLADTIRYSKEFFADRTSLLAIDLGIDEKYKPVLQKYSKFFKAKERIQKFYNLEIENFNKQVIETALMSVICKTKVVSFEEIVRTIIAEGDFEENKYLVDFEKYDLTEPFWKMCEETFGYTDITPTLTKFVYTLFVTYSSKVIHTALPQAWKNYCSYKSGNIIAFLDSLMNSIIYNDVFEELSQMTYNQLKGDTVFERIDVEELIDCELFRKIDVFVIKWLIERLENEDVDAKLNGALIPDICQKRRKMHYGKTYESHYYVLENAYHLIKAARYEPKKEMDAIIKEYVTKDYSVDQNYRYFYYHFDKISNNTPYDTLRDLIENIYTNRFLDKLSVAWTRAFEENKAKAGILKQQEFFNKYLKSAKERTVVIISDALRYEVGQTLLNRLDNDEKCTASLTPMMCVLPSYTRFGMSALLPHKELVMSNDFKVLVDGKVCDDLKTREQILKSYVPNSKTVQFDDIKNMKISDLKEIFTGQDIVYVYHNQVDARGDKLNTENEVFTACEEAVEEIHTMIKRLTSANNIHFIITADHGFIYKRDKLAESDKISGFDKKNAFIGRRYIVADEPVNADGIASVFLGDILNNDDQRVVSVPVGSDVFKVSGGGQNFVHGGASIQELIIPVIDVKTNKYHTETKSVSIGLVSLVNKITNLTTNLDFIQSDPVSDVFKETTYKVFFISDDNEKISNDNLYVADKKDKDASKRIFRLKFTFKNKKYDRNRKYYLVAYDEKNSLEVIRHEIQMDLAFVDDFGF, via the coding sequence ATGACAGAACTAAATTTGAATCAAATAGTTGATAAATTAAATAATGAATTCAATTCTGATGTACGCAAACTGGTATTTTGGTATGATGCCAATGCCGAATTTGTTTCGGATATTGAATCACTTGAATTAGAGAATGCCAGGGTCTTAAGACTTGAGCGAGATAATCAATTCCATATTAAGTACGTTTTAGAGCGTGAAGATACTGAAACGAATTACTTGGTTTATGCGCCATTTCCAAAGCCTGCTCTTCGAGATAATCACCTAGCAGATACAATCCGTTATTCTAAGGAGTTTTTTGCAGATCGTACATCTTTGTTGGCTATTGATTTGGGCATTGATGAGAAGTACAAGCCTGTTTTACAGAAGTACAGCAAATTCTTTAAGGCAAAAGAGCGAATTCAGAAGTTTTATAATCTTGAAATTGAAAACTTTAATAAACAAGTCATTGAAACAGCACTGATGAGTGTTATCTGTAAAACGAAAGTTGTTTCTTTTGAAGAGATTGTTAGAACAATTATTGCAGAAGGTGACTTTGAAGAGAATAAATATCTAGTGGATTTTGAAAAGTATGATTTGACAGAACCATTTTGGAAAATGTGCGAAGAAACCTTTGGCTATACAGATATTACACCAACATTAACTAAATTTGTATATACATTGTTTGTGACTTATTCATCTAAAGTGATTCATACAGCACTGCCACAAGCATGGAAGAATTACTGTTCTTACAAATCAGGAAATATTATTGCTTTTCTGGACAGCTTAATGAATAGCATAATCTACAACGATGTTTTTGAAGAACTGTCTCAAATGACTTATAACCAGTTAAAGGGAGATACAGTCTTTGAACGCATAGATGTTGAAGAATTGATTGATTGTGAGCTGTTCCGTAAAATAGATGTTTTTGTTATAAAGTGGTTAATTGAAAGACTTGAGAATGAAGATGTTGATGCTAAATTGAATGGTGCTTTGATACCGGATATTTGTCAAAAAAGAAGAAAGATGCATTATGGGAAAACGTATGAATCTCATTATTATGTGCTTGAAAATGCCTACCACTTGATCAAGGCAGCTAGATATGAACCTAAGAAAGAGATGGATGCCATAATAAAAGAATATGTAACAAAAGATTATTCCGTTGACCAAAACTACAGGTATTTTTATTATCATTTTGATAAAATTTCAAATAATACGCCTTATGATACGCTCCGTGATCTTATAGAGAATATTTACACGAACAGGTTCTTGGATAAACTGTCAGTGGCTTGGACTAGAGCCTTTGAAGAGAATAAGGCAAAAGCAGGAATTTTAAAGCAACAAGAGTTTTTCAATAAATATTTGAAATCAGCAAAAGAGCGTACGGTGGTAATCATTTCAGATGCACTGAGATATGAAGTGGGTCAAACGTTATTGAATCGATTGGATAATGATGAGAAATGTACAGCTTCATTAACTCCGATGATGTGTGTTTTACCTTCATATACAAGATTTGGAATGTCAGCGTTACTGCCACATAAAGAATTAGTTATGAGTAATGACTTTAAGGTATTAGTTGATGGCAAAGTATGTGATGATTTAAAAACAAGAGAACAAATCTTGAAGTCTTATGTACCAAATAGTAAAACGGTTCAATTTGATGATATAAAGAACATGAAAATTTCTGACTTAAAGGAGATCTTTACAGGGCAAGACATTGTATATGTTTATCATAATCAAGTGGATGCCAGAGGTGATAAATTAAACACAGAGAATGAAGTGTTCACTGCATGTGAAGAAGCAGTTGAAGAGATTCATACAATGATTAAAAGGCTTACAAGTGCAAACAATATTCACTTTATAATTACTGCAGATCATGGATTTATCTATAAACGAGACAAACTTGCTGAAAGTGATAAAATTAGTGGGTTTGATAAAAAGAACGCTTTTATAGGAAGACGTTATATTGTAGCCGATGAACCTGTAAATGCAGATGGCATAGCAAGCGTTTTTTTAGGTGATATATTAAATAATGATGATCAAAGAGTTGTATCGGTCCCTGTAGGTAGTGATGTATTTAAAGTATCCGGTGGTGGTCAGAACTTTGTTCACGGCGGCGCATCGATCCAGGAATTAATCATCCCGGTTATTGATGTGAAAACCAATAAATATCATACAGAAACTAAATCTGTAAGCATTGGATTAGTAAGTTTAGTTAATAAGATTACCAATCTTACTACAAACCTAGATTTCATTCAATCTGATCCTGTTTCAGATGTTTTCAAAGAAACAACTTATAAAGTATTCTTTATTTCAGATGACAATGAGAAAATATCCAATGACAATTTATATGTAGCTGATAAAAAAGATAAAGATGCTAGCAAACGAATATTCCGTTTGAAATTTACATTTAAAAATAAGAAATATGATAGAAACAGGAAATATTATCTCGTTGCCTATGATGAGAAGAATTCATTAGAAGTCATAAGACACGAAATCCAAATGGATTTGGCGTTTGTAGATGACTTTGGCTTCTAA
- the brxL gene encoding protease Lon-related BREX system protein BrxL, which produces MIKEDIIEEMDNPTAVLNKKLRQYFDGKIVRKDLTKSIKEGANVPVYVLEFLLGQYCSSDDPEIIEEGVSTVKRILADNFVRPDEAQKVLSVLRERGSYTVIDRITAKLNIKEDRYEAEFSNLGVSNILLEPSYVSDFDRLLVGGIWCIVQLEYEFDEEDRRSTPIRVRKLTPIQMPHVNLEEYKIARAEFTKSEWIDVLLRSTGMESNKFTEREKWLLLARMIPLVENNFNLCELGPRSTGKSHIYKEISPNSILVSGGQTTVANLFYNMARKTVGLVGMWDCVAFDEVAGITFKDKDGIQIMKDYMASGSFARGKEEKAASASMVFVGNINQSVDVLLKTSHLFDPFPEAMAYDTAFLDRMHCYVPGWEIPKYRPNFFTDEYGFITDYLSEVMRELRKEQFSDVSDKFFKFGSNLNQRDVIAVRKMISGFTKLLYPNGKFMKEDIAEIMTISLEMRRRVKEQLKKIGGMEFYDVNFSYVDNETFEENYVSVMEQGGGKLIPEGMTNPGHVYTVSRGKTGMTGVYRLETQVLPGTGKFERTGLGSDRDAKEATNTAFNYLKAYGKSISNSISTTSKDYIVNYQDLNGLGMTNKLTLPSLIAICSAALSKSTLSSMAVLGDISISGTIIDVDELASTLQVCLDNGAKKVLLPITAAASLGTVPSDLVGAFSLIFYSTPQEAVFKALGVE; this is translated from the coding sequence ATGATTAAAGAAGATATAATTGAAGAAATGGATAATCCAACTGCTGTGCTTAACAAAAAACTTAGGCAGTACTTTGATGGAAAAATAGTCCGTAAAGATCTAACTAAATCCATCAAAGAAGGTGCAAATGTTCCTGTATATGTTTTGGAATTTCTTCTAGGGCAATACTGCAGTTCGGATGATCCTGAGATTATTGAAGAAGGTGTAAGTACAGTTAAAAGAATCTTAGCTGATAATTTTGTTCGTCCAGATGAAGCACAAAAAGTGTTGTCAGTGCTGAGAGAGCGTGGAAGCTATACAGTTATTGACAGAATTACAGCAAAGCTTAATATCAAAGAAGATAGATATGAAGCAGAATTTTCTAATCTAGGTGTGTCAAATATTCTTTTAGAACCTTCTTATGTATCTGACTTTGACAGATTATTGGTCGGAGGCATTTGGTGCATTGTTCAGCTAGAGTATGAGTTTGATGAAGAAGATAGAAGATCAACACCAATACGTGTGCGAAAGTTAACGCCTATTCAGATGCCACATGTTAATTTAGAAGAATATAAAATTGCCAGAGCAGAATTTACAAAGTCTGAATGGATTGATGTTTTACTTCGATCAACTGGTATGGAATCAAATAAGTTTACTGAAAGAGAAAAATGGCTATTACTGGCTAGAATGATACCATTGGTAGAAAACAACTTCAATTTGTGTGAATTAGGACCAAGAAGTACAGGAAAATCACATATTTACAAAGAAATATCCCCCAATAGTATCTTGGTTTCAGGCGGTCAAACTACAGTTGCTAATCTATTTTACAACATGGCAAGGAAAACCGTTGGACTTGTAGGTATGTGGGATTGTGTAGCCTTTGATGAAGTTGCAGGTATTACTTTTAAAGATAAAGATGGCATACAGATTATGAAGGACTATATGGCATCTGGTTCTTTTGCACGTGGTAAAGAAGAGAAAGCAGCAAGTGCTTCTATGGTGTTTGTAGGTAATATCAATCAGAGTGTAGATGTACTCCTTAAAACCTCACATTTATTTGATCCTTTTCCAGAAGCAATGGCTTACGACACAGCATTTCTTGATCGGATGCATTGTTATGTACCTGGGTGGGAGATACCTAAATATAGACCGAATTTCTTTACAGACGAATATGGATTCATTACGGATTATTTATCAGAAGTTATGAGAGAACTTCGAAAAGAACAATTTAGTGATGTTAGCGATAAGTTTTTTAAGTTTGGTTCAAACCTGAATCAACGGGATGTTATTGCTGTTAGAAAAATGATTTCTGGTTTTACCAAATTATTATATCCTAATGGAAAATTTATGAAAGAAGACATTGCTGAGATCATGACAATCTCTCTAGAAATGCGACGTAGAGTAAAAGAGCAGCTTAAAAAGATCGGTGGAATGGAATTCTATGATGTGAATTTTTCATATGTAGATAACGAAACTTTTGAAGAAAACTATGTTTCAGTCATGGAGCAAGGTGGGGGCAAACTAATACCTGAAGGCATGACCAATCCTGGACATGTATATACGGTATCAAGAGGAAAAACAGGTATGACAGGCGTATATCGTCTTGAGACACAGGTATTACCTGGAACTGGTAAATTTGAAAGAACCGGTTTAGGTTCGGATCGAGATGCAAAAGAAGCTACTAATACTGCATTTAACTATTTAAAAGCATATGGGAAGTCAATAAGTAACTCGATCAGTACCACTTCAAAAGATTATATTGTTAATTATCAAGATCTTAATGGGCTGGGGATGACAAATAAGTTGACATTGCCATCACTAATTGCAATTTGTTCAGCAGCTCTTAGCAAATCTACATTATCAAGCATGGCTGTTCTTGGTGATATTAGCATCAGTGGTACGATTATTGATGTTGATGAATTGGCAAGCACATTGCAAGTGTGTTTAGACAATGGTGCTAAAAAAGTATTATTGCCAATCACAGCGGCAGCAAGCCTTGGAACTGTTCCTTCAGATTTAGTGGGAGCATTTAGTTTGATATTTTATTCTACTCCGCAGGAGGCTGTTTTTAAGGCGCTTGGGGTTGAGTAA
- a CDS encoding AAA family ATPase: MFISKLVIEGYKNCKNESSIEFQEGLNILVGENASGKTTIINALRMILKEREYSYLNIEENDFYRSFEDDYLSDKIKIDLYLSNLDPDEEVTFYSWCDADFNAVLHLDVNNKINRKGYYKKVIWGGASKASIFEEETFDSINCVYLPPLRDAEEKLTNGKKSRLATLLKHQFASEEDETTFVGKVRTFNQTIVDNKDGEFKEIAKAKFDINNSLQESMGTVFGQSINLQFADVTFNTILQSIRMVFFPQLGETNIEKFRDIAINSLGFNNLLYIATVFSELQAVGKDNNLFTILLIEEPEAHLHPQLQVKLIKYLETLTKSNKNMQIILTSHSPVLASSVSIDSVIHIYEKAGFINATQLSKLNMGQSKNFVNRWLDVTKSTLLFSKGVIFVEGISESLTISEIAKYSLEKYNRNKLGKKLLPNTLEEAGVSVINISGINFKHFFKMFCNIDESESVIKLPMRCSGITDNDPEKIKEILQDKNGKDIEKKVEYYPELNSKPKGNNSALDLIQTVNISGNTRLFASPLKTFEYDMAMMPNTNIMAEVLYNIWPTKGSVKTKLLEIANKKNIYANNDELREDAIFVFKHIEDDTVGKGVFAQYFADILSKSWIERQLKNKSEELSINIPEYIYKAIIWACGGDISE, encoded by the coding sequence ATGTTTATATCAAAATTAGTCATTGAAGGTTATAAAAATTGTAAGAATGAATCAAGTATTGAGTTTCAAGAGGGGTTAAATATTCTTGTTGGTGAAAATGCATCAGGAAAAACAACAATCATTAACGCTTTGAGAATGATTTTAAAAGAACGTGAATATTCATATTTGAACATCGAAGAAAATGATTTTTACAGATCATTTGAGGATGACTATCTATCAGATAAAATAAAAATAGACCTATATCTTAGCAATTTGGACCCAGATGAAGAAGTAACATTTTATTCATGGTGTGATGCTGATTTTAACGCAGTACTACATCTTGATGTTAACAACAAAATAAATAGAAAAGGATACTATAAAAAAGTTATCTGGGGTGGAGCCTCAAAGGCGAGTATTTTTGAAGAAGAGACTTTTGATAGTATAAATTGTGTTTATTTGCCTCCTTTGAGAGATGCTGAAGAAAAACTAACGAATGGTAAAAAATCTCGTCTTGCAACGTTGCTTAAGCATCAGTTTGCAAGTGAAGAAGATGAAACTACATTTGTTGGTAAAGTGAGAACCTTTAATCAAACTATTGTTGATAATAAAGACGGAGAGTTTAAAGAGATTGCAAAAGCAAAGTTTGATATTAATAACTCGTTGCAAGAATCCATGGGAACAGTGTTTGGTCAAAGTATTAATCTACAATTCGCAGATGTAACTTTTAACACTATTTTACAGAGCATAAGAATGGTGTTTTTTCCACAGCTAGGGGAGACGAACATAGAAAAGTTCCGGGATATTGCAATTAACAGTTTGGGCTTTAACAATTTGTTATATATTGCTACTGTATTTTCTGAATTACAAGCGGTTGGGAAAGATAATAATTTATTTACTATATTACTGATCGAAGAGCCAGAAGCACATTTGCATCCTCAATTGCAGGTAAAATTGATCAAATACTTAGAAACTCTTACCAAATCAAATAAAAATATGCAAATAATTTTGACTTCTCACTCTCCGGTTTTAGCGTCATCAGTTAGTATAGATTCAGTTATTCATATTTATGAAAAAGCAGGTTTTATAAATGCTACGCAATTGAGCAAATTAAACATGGGACAAAGTAAAAATTTTGTTAATAGGTGGTTAGATGTAACTAAATCAACTTTGTTATTTTCGAAGGGTGTAATATTTGTTGAAGGAATTAGTGAAAGTCTTACTATATCAGAGATTGCAAAATATTCTTTGGAAAAATATAATAGGAATAAATTGGGGAAGAAACTATTACCTAATACATTAGAAGAGGCTGGAGTTTCGGTGATTAATATTAGCGGAATAAACTTTAAGCACTTTTTTAAGATGTTTTGTAATATTGATGAAAGTGAAAGTGTTATAAAACTTCCAATGAGATGTTCTGGTATAACTGATAATGATCCAGAAAAAATAAAGGAAATACTTCAAGACAAAAATGGAAAAGATATTGAAAAGAAAGTTGAATATTATCCAGAGCTTAATTCGAAACCTAAGGGTAACAATTCTGCCTTAGATTTAATTCAGACTGTCAATATAAGCGGTAATACAAGACTATTTGCATCACCGTTGAAGACTTTTGAATATGATATGGCAATGATGCCAAATACAAATATTATGGCAGAAGTACTTTATAATATTTGGCCTACGAAGGGTTCGGTAAAAACAAAGCTATTGGAGATTGCCAATAAAAAAAACATATATGCTAATAATGATGAGTTGAGAGAGGATGCAATTTTCGTTTTTAAACACATCGAAGACGATACTGTAGGTAAGGGAGTCTTTGCACAATATTTTGCAGATATATTAAGCAAGTCTTGGATTGAAAGGCAATTAAAGAATAAATCAGAAGAACTTAGTATTAATATACCTGAATACATTTATAAAGCAATTATTTGGGCTTGTGGTGGTGATATTAGTGAATAA